A stretch of Pseudomonas sp. LS.1a DNA encodes these proteins:
- a CDS encoding PDR/VanB family oxidoreductase — protein MIDAVVVSRNDEAQGICSFELAAADGSLLPAFSAGAHIDVHLPDGLVRQYSLCNHPEERHRYLIGVLNDPASRGGSRSLHEQVQAGARLRISAPRNLFPLAEDARRSLLFAGGIGITPILCMAEQLSHNGHDFELHYCARSSERAAFVERIRNAPFADRLVMHFDEQPETALDIARVLGNPQGDMHLYVCGPGGFMQHVLKNAKELGWQEANLHREYFAAAPVDASNDGSFSVQVNSTGQVFEVPADQTVVQVLEQNGIEIAMSCEQGICGTCLTRVLQGTPDHRDMFLTEEEQALNDQFTPCCSRSKTPLLVLDI, from the coding sequence ATGATCGATGCCGTAGTGGTATCCCGTAACGATGAAGCGCAGGGTATCTGCAGTTTCGAGCTGGCGGCGGCAGATGGCAGCCTGCTGCCGGCGTTCAGCGCTGGCGCGCACATCGATGTGCACCTGCCCGATGGGCTGGTGCGCCAGTATTCGCTGTGCAATCACCCCGAAGAGCGCCACCGCTACCTGATCGGCGTGCTCAATGACCCGGCCTCGCGGGGCGGGTCACGCAGCCTGCACGAGCAGGTGCAGGCCGGTGCCCGGCTGCGTATCAGCGCGCCGCGCAACCTGTTCCCGCTGGCCGAGGATGCACGGCGCAGTTTGCTGTTTGCCGGAGGCATCGGCATTACCCCGATCCTGTGCATGGCCGAGCAGTTGTCCCACAATGGCCATGATTTCGAACTGCACTACTGCGCCCGCTCCAGCGAGCGTGCGGCGTTTGTCGAGCGTATTCGCAATGCGCCGTTTGCCGATAGGCTGGTCATGCATTTTGACGAGCAGCCGGAAACCGCTTTGGACATTGCTCGAGTGCTGGGTAACCCACAAGGCGATATGCACCTGTATGTGTGCGGGCCAGGTGGCTTCATGCAGCATGTGCTCAAGAATGCCAAGGAGCTGGGCTGGCAGGAAGCCAACCTGCACCGCGAGTACTTTGCAGCTGCGCCAGTGGATGCCAGTAACGACGGTAGTTTCTCGGTGCAGGTCAACAGTACCGGGCAAGTGTTCGAGGTGCCGGCCGACCAGACCGTGGTGCAGGTGCTTGAACAGAACGGCATCGAGATCGCGATGTCGTGCGAGCAAGGTATTTGCGGTACCTGCCTGACCCGTGTGCTACAGGGTACGCCCGACCATCGCGACATGTTCCTCACCGAGGAGGAGCAAGCCCTGAACGATCAGTTCACGCCTTGTTGCTCGCGGTCGAAAACGCCGTTGCTGGTGCTGGATATCTGA
- a CDS encoding aromatic ring-hydroxylating oxygenase subunit alpha, translating into MYPKNTWYVACTPDEIATKPLGRQICGEKIVFYRARENRVAAVEDFCPHRGAPLSLGYVEDGNLVCGYHGLVMGCDGKTVSMPGQRVRGFPCNKTFAAVERYGFIWVWPGDQAQADPALIPHLEWAVSDEWAYGGGLFHIGCDYRLMIDNLMDLTHETYVHASSIGQKEIDEAPPVTTVTGDEVVTARHMENIMAPPFWRMALRGNGLADDVPVDRWQICRFTPPSHVLIEVGVAHAGKGGYHAEAQHKASSIVVDFITPESDTSIWYFWGMARNFAAHDQTLTDNIREGQGKIFSEDLEMLERQQQNLLANPERNLLKLNIDAGGVQSRKVLERLIAKERAPQPQLIATSATPA; encoded by the coding sequence ATGTACCCCAAGAACACTTGGTACGTTGCCTGCACACCCGACGAAATCGCCACCAAGCCCCTGGGCCGACAGATCTGCGGGGAGAAGATCGTGTTCTACCGTGCCCGCGAGAACCGCGTAGCGGCCGTCGAGGACTTCTGTCCGCACCGCGGCGCGCCGTTGTCGCTGGGCTATGTCGAGGACGGCAATCTGGTATGTGGCTACCACGGCCTGGTCATGGGTTGCGACGGCAAGACCGTGTCGATGCCGGGCCAGCGGGTACGGGGCTTCCCCTGCAACAAGACCTTTGCTGCAGTCGAGCGCTATGGCTTCATCTGGGTCTGGCCGGGCGATCAGGCGCAAGCCGACCCGGCGCTGATCCCGCACCTGGAGTGGGCGGTGAGTGATGAGTGGGCCTATGGAGGTGGGCTTTTCCACATCGGCTGCGACTACCGCCTGATGATCGACAACCTGATGGACCTGACCCACGAAACCTACGTGCACGCCTCCAGCATCGGCCAGAAAGAAATCGACGAGGCGCCACCGGTCACCACCGTCACCGGCGACGAAGTAGTCACCGCCCGACACATGGAAAACATCATGGCCCCGCCCTTCTGGCGCATGGCCCTGCGCGGCAACGGCCTGGCCGACGATGTGCCAGTGGACCGCTGGCAGATTTGCCGTTTCACCCCGCCCAGCCATGTGCTGATCGAAGTCGGCGTGGCGCATGCTGGCAAAGGTGGCTACCACGCCGAGGCGCAGCACAAGGCGTCGAGCATCGTGGTCGACTTCATCACCCCGGAAAGCGATACCTCGATCTGGTACTTCTGGGGCATGGCGCGCAATTTCGCGGCACACGACCAGACCCTAACAGACAACATTCGCGAGGGCCAGGGCAAGATTTTCAGCGAAGACCTGGAGATGCTCGAACGCCAGCAACAGAACCTGCTGGCCAACCCCGAGCGCAACCTTCTGAAGCTGAACATTGATGCCGGCGGCGTGCAGTCGCGCAAGGTGCTGGAGCGGCTCATCGCCAAAGAACGTGCACCCCAGCCGCAACTGATCGCTACCAGCGCCACCCCTGCCTGA
- a CDS encoding ABC transporter ATP-binding protein has product MLVIENLYKSFPTPQGPIPVLQGVDLRLARGSSLALMGESGSGKSTLLHLVAGLDRADSGRILIDDAPLDSRSEASLALWRREGIGLVFQQYNLISSLDVGANLAFQARLAGRHDPLWLAYLAQCLGLADLLARYPEQLSGGQQQRVAIGRALAGRPAWLLADEPTGSLDEASSDEVLSLLLQLVAEAGSGVLMVTHSPRLAARLQQRCYLQAGRVRPEQGG; this is encoded by the coding sequence ATGCTGGTCATCGAAAACCTCTACAAATCATTCCCTACGCCCCAAGGCCCAATCCCGGTTTTGCAGGGCGTCGACCTGCGCCTGGCCCGCGGCAGCAGCCTGGCGCTGATGGGGGAGTCGGGCAGCGGCAAGAGCACCTTGCTGCACCTGGTGGCCGGCCTGGACCGTGCCGACAGTGGCCGCATCCTGATCGACGACGCACCGCTCGACAGCCGTTCCGAGGCGTCGCTGGCGCTGTGGCGGCGGGAGGGCATTGGCCTGGTGTTCCAGCAGTACAACCTGATCAGCAGCCTGGACGTGGGGGCAAACCTTGCGTTCCAGGCCCGGCTGGCCGGTCGGCATGATCCCCTTTGGCTGGCCTACCTGGCGCAGTGCCTGGGTTTGGCGGATTTGCTGGCGCGTTACCCGGAGCAACTGTCTGGCGGCCAGCAACAGCGGGTCGCCATCGGCCGCGCCCTGGCCGGGCGCCCGGCCTGGTTGCTGGCCGACGAACCCACCGGCAGCCTCGACGAAGCCAGCAGCGATGAAGTGCTGAGCCTGCTGTTGCAACTGGTCGCCGAGGCGGGCAGTGGGGTGCTGATGGTGACCCACAGCCCGCGGCTGGCGGCGCGCTTGCAGCAGCGTTGTTACCTGCAAGCCGGCCGTGTGCGGCCTGAGCAGGGCGGATGA
- the msuE gene encoding FMN reductase encodes MSTPLNVVALSGGTSRPSRTLALTEAILAELAQHLHIKPHLIELGEIARPLGSALWRSELPEAVEQQLRLVEKADLLVVTTPVYRGSFTGHFKHLFDLIGQDALVDTPVLLAATGGSERHALVLDHQLRPLFSFLQALTLPIGVFASQAEMADYRVSSAALAARIRLAAERAVPLFGAHHALRKSA; translated from the coding sequence ATGAGCACCCCACTGAACGTCGTCGCCCTGTCCGGCGGCACTTCCCGCCCTTCGCGCACCCTGGCCCTGACCGAGGCAATCCTCGCCGAACTGGCCCAGCACCTGCACATCAAGCCGCACCTGATCGAGCTGGGCGAGATCGCCCGCCCGCTGGGCAGCGCCCTGTGGCGCAGCGAACTGCCCGAGGCCGTCGAACAGCAACTGCGCCTGGTGGAAAAAGCCGACCTGCTGGTGGTGACAACGCCGGTGTACCGCGGCAGCTTCACTGGCCACTTCAAGCACCTGTTCGACCTGATCGGCCAGGACGCACTGGTCGACACACCGGTGCTGCTCGCCGCCACCGGCGGCAGCGAACGCCACGCGCTGGTGCTCGACCACCAGCTGCGCCCACTGTTCAGCTTCCTGCAAGCCCTGACCCTGCCCATCGGCGTGTTCGCCAGCCAGGCAGAAATGGCCGACTACCGGGTATCCAGCGCAGCCCTCGCCGCCCGTATCCGCCTGGCCGCCGAGCGCGCCGTGCCGCTGTTCGGCGCCCATCACGCGCTGCGCAAGAGCGCCTGA
- the mrdA gene encoding penicillin-binding protein 2: MPQPIPLKDHEKEKHLVNRRLLACAAMVFCLVAVLVGRLYVLQVLQHDQQTAVSENNRVHVLPIAPERGLIYDRNGVVLADNKPSFDLTMTRERAGGDTAKVLDTLAQVLSLSDDDRKQFDKDLRRGRKPFEPVTLMVGLSEEQIALVAVNQFRLPGLEVEPQFIREYPLAEHFAHSVGYVGRINEKEAKALDSTEYRGTQSIGKTGIEHFYESQLHGHVGYEEVETNAQGRVMRVLNHKAPTPGQDIVLTLDAHLQLAAEKALGDRRGSVVVLDPANGDVLAMVSNPSFDPNLFVKGISFKQYAALRDSIDRPLFNRVLRGLYAPGSTVKPEVAIAGLDSGVITPGSRVFDPGYYELPNYDHKYRNWNRSGDGWVDMYTAIMRSNDTYFYDLAHKLGIDRLHDYMAEFGLGQKVSLDMFEEAPGLMPSAEWKRATRRQAWFPGETLILGIGQGYMQVTPLQLAQATSLLASKGVWHRPHLAMTVGGDAPVDPHPMPDIVLHDRHAWDQVNQGMQMVMHDPRGIARAAAAGAQYRIAGKSGTAQVVAIKQGERYNRDKTLERHRDNALFVGFAPADHPSVVVAVMIENGEAGGRVAGPVVREVMDAYLLDEQGHLKPEYAGGVAPRSVPHT, translated from the coding sequence ATGCCGCAACCCATCCCCCTCAAGGACCACGAAAAGGAAAAGCACCTGGTCAACCGCCGGCTTCTGGCCTGCGCCGCCATGGTCTTCTGCCTGGTCGCCGTCCTGGTGGGCCGGCTCTATGTGCTGCAGGTGCTGCAGCACGACCAGCAGACCGCCGTGTCGGAAAACAACCGCGTGCACGTACTGCCCATCGCCCCCGAGCGCGGGCTGATCTATGACCGCAATGGCGTGGTGCTGGCCGACAACAAGCCCAGCTTCGACCTGACCATGACCCGCGAGCGGGCCGGTGGCGACACGGCCAAGGTGCTCGATACCCTGGCGCAGGTGCTGAGCCTGAGCGACGACGACCGCAAGCAGTTCGACAAGGACCTGCGCCGTGGCCGCAAGCCGTTCGAGCCGGTGACCCTGATGGTCGGCCTGAGCGAAGAGCAGATCGCCCTGGTGGCGGTGAACCAGTTCCGCCTGCCCGGCCTGGAGGTGGAACCACAGTTCATCCGCGAGTACCCGCTGGCCGAGCATTTCGCCCACTCGGTGGGCTATGTGGGGCGCATCAACGAGAAAGAAGCCAAGGCCCTCGACAGCACCGAATACCGGGGCACCCAGTCGATCGGCAAGACCGGCATCGAGCACTTCTACGAAAGCCAGTTGCACGGCCACGTGGGCTATGAGGAGGTCGAGACCAACGCCCAGGGCCGGGTGATGCGTGTGCTCAACCACAAGGCCCCGACCCCGGGCCAGGACATCGTCCTGACCCTGGACGCCCACCTGCAACTGGCCGCGGAAAAGGCCCTGGGCGACCGCCGCGGTTCGGTGGTGGTGCTCGACCCGGCCAATGGCGACGTGCTGGCGATGGTCAGCAACCCCAGCTTCGACCCCAACCTGTTCGTCAAGGGCATCAGCTTCAAACAGTACGCCGCCCTGCGCGACTCCATCGACCGCCCGCTGTTCAACCGCGTGCTGCGCGGCCTGTATGCCCCCGGTTCGACGGTGAAGCCGGAGGTGGCCATCGCCGGCCTCGACAGCGGCGTGATCACCCCGGGCAGCCGGGTGTTCGACCCGGGCTACTACGAGCTGCCCAACTACGACCACAAGTACCGCAACTGGAACCGCAGCGGCGATGGCTGGGTGGATATGTACACCGCCATCATGCGTTCCAACGACACCTACTTCTACGACCTGGCACACAAGCTGGGCATCGACCGCCTGCACGACTACATGGCCGAGTTCGGCCTGGGCCAGAAGGTGTCGCTGGACATGTTCGAGGAGGCGCCCGGGCTGATGCCGTCAGCTGAGTGGAAGCGCGCCACCCGGCGCCAGGCCTGGTTCCCGGGCGAGACGCTGATCCTGGGCATCGGCCAGGGCTACATGCAGGTCACCCCGCTGCAGCTGGCCCAGGCCACCAGCCTGCTGGCGAGCAAGGGCGTGTGGCACCGCCCGCACCTGGCCATGACCGTGGGCGGCGATGCGCCGGTCGACCCCCACCCGATGCCCGATATCGTGCTGCACGACAGGCACGCCTGGGACCAGGTCAACCAGGGCATGCAGATGGTCATGCACGACCCGCGCGGCATCGCCCGCGCGGCCGCGGCCGGTGCGCAGTACCGGATTGCCGGCAAGAGCGGTACCGCGCAGGTGGTGGCGATCAAGCAGGGCGAACGCTACAACCGCGACAAGACCCTGGAGCGGCACCGCGACAACGCCCTGTTCGTCGGCTTTGCCCCGGCTGATCACCCAAGTGTGGTGGTGGCGGTGATGATCGAGAACGGCGAGGCCGGTGGACGGGTGGCGGGGCCGGTGGTGCGGGAGGTGATGGATGCCTATCTGCTGGATGAGCAGGGGCATCTGAAGCCGGAGTATGCGGGCGGGGTAGCGCCTCGCAGCGTGCCGCATACTTGA
- a CDS encoding MFS transporter: MNSNLKQRLDADPMGRFQCLAIGICIILNMIDGFDVLVMAFTAASVSAEWSLNGAQVGLLLSAGLFGMAAGSLFIAPWADRLGRRPLILLCLALSGIGMLLSSLSQSPLQLATLRGLTGLGIGGILASSNVIASEYASKRWRGLAVSLQSTGYALGATLGGLLAVWLLGHWGWRSVFLFGGIVTVLVIPLVLLWLPESLDFLLARRPANALARVNRLAARLGQPTLVQLPAMAAREQGAASGFKQLLTPVMRRTTLVIWLLFFLVMFGFYFVMSWTPKLLVAAGLSAEQGITGGVLLSVGGILGAALIGGLASRWPLTRVLALFMLITAALLVLFVANGASVSAALVLGLLIGLFSNGCVAGLYALSPVVYGASVRATGVGWGIGIGRMGAILSPTVAGVLLDGGWQPLHLYGVFASVFVLAAGCLLLLRSGTRPTPGLAGDALSH, translated from the coding sequence ATGAATTCCAACCTCAAGCAACGCCTGGACGCCGACCCGATGGGGCGCTTCCAGTGCCTGGCCATTGGTATCTGCATCATTCTCAACATGATCGACGGCTTCGACGTATTGGTCATGGCCTTCACTGCTGCCTCGGTGTCTGCTGAGTGGAGCCTGAACGGGGCGCAGGTGGGGTTGCTGCTCAGCGCCGGTTTGTTCGGCATGGCGGCGGGGTCGCTGTTCATCGCGCCATGGGCCGATCGCCTTGGTCGTCGCCCGCTGATCCTGTTGTGCCTGGCGCTGTCCGGTATTGGCATGTTGCTCTCGTCGCTGAGCCAAAGCCCGCTGCAACTGGCAACATTGCGTGGACTGACCGGTTTGGGGATCGGCGGCATCCTGGCCAGTAGCAACGTGATTGCCAGCGAGTACGCCAGCAAGCGCTGGCGTGGCCTGGCGGTCAGCCTGCAGTCCACCGGCTATGCGCTGGGCGCGACCTTGGGCGGTTTGCTGGCAGTATGGCTGCTGGGGCACTGGGGCTGGCGCTCGGTGTTCCTGTTCGGCGGCATCGTCACCGTCCTGGTGATTCCGCTGGTGCTGTTGTGGTTGCCGGAGTCATTGGACTTCCTGCTGGCACGCCGGCCAGCCAATGCCCTGGCGCGGGTCAACCGCCTGGCGGCGCGCCTCGGCCAGCCGACACTGGTGCAACTGCCAGCAATGGCGGCAAGGGAGCAGGGCGCAGCCAGCGGTTTCAAGCAGCTGCTGACACCGGTCATGCGCCGCACCACGCTGGTGATCTGGTTGTTGTTCTTCCTGGTCATGTTCGGCTTCTACTTCGTCATGAGTTGGACGCCGAAGCTGCTGGTGGCCGCTGGGCTTTCGGCCGAGCAGGGCATTACTGGCGGGGTACTGCTGAGCGTTGGGGGCATCCTTGGTGCGGCGCTGATCGGCGGCCTGGCCTCGCGCTGGCCACTGACCCGCGTGCTGGCGCTGTTCATGCTCATCACCGCAGCGCTGCTGGTGCTGTTCGTGGCCAATGGCGCCTCGGTCAGCGCGGCGTTGGTATTGGGGTTGTTGATCGGGCTGTTCTCCAACGGCTGCGTGGCCGGGTTGTATGCCTTGTCGCCCGTGGTCTATGGCGCTTCGGTGCGCGCCACTGGTGTGGGCTGGGGCATAGGCATCGGTCGCATGGGCGCGATCCTGTCGCCGACCGTGGCTGGTGTGCTGCTCGATGGCGGCTGGCAACCGTTGCACCTGTACGGGGTATTCGCCAGCGTGTTCGTGCTGGCCGCAGGTTGCCTGCTGTTGCTGCGGAGCGGAACAAGGCCGACGCCAGGCTTGGCTGGCGATGCACTGAGCCACTGA
- a CDS encoding GntR family transcriptional regulator, whose amino-acid sequence MSKPGQMVLVALRKMIASGELAAGERLMEVPTAELFGVSRMPVRIAFRTLEQEGLLVRFGGRGFQVRSVSADEIAGAVEVRGVLEGLAARQAAERGLSAQACAALQQCLVDGDQLFDKGFVTEADLQAYHDLNMRFHQVITEASHNPAIAVALARNDHLPFASVTALAVDRHNLAREYRRFNFAHMQHHAVFDALINRQGARAEAIMREHANATLRYAETFGGAAPDPGMKVILPTS is encoded by the coding sequence ATGAGCAAACCCGGTCAAATGGTGCTTGTCGCGTTGCGCAAGATGATCGCCTCGGGCGAGCTGGCGGCCGGCGAGCGCTTGATGGAAGTCCCCACCGCAGAATTGTTCGGTGTCTCACGCATGCCGGTGCGCATTGCGTTCCGTACCCTCGAGCAGGAAGGCTTGCTGGTACGCTTTGGTGGCCGAGGGTTCCAGGTGCGTTCTGTCAGCGCCGATGAGATCGCCGGAGCTGTCGAGGTGCGAGGCGTGCTGGAAGGATTGGCTGCGCGCCAGGCCGCCGAACGTGGCTTGTCCGCGCAAGCTTGCGCGGCCTTGCAACAATGCCTGGTTGATGGCGACCAGCTGTTCGACAAGGGCTTCGTGACCGAAGCAGACCTGCAGGCCTACCACGATCTCAACATGCGCTTTCACCAGGTGATCACCGAGGCCAGCCACAACCCGGCCATTGCCGTAGCACTGGCGCGTAACGATCACCTGCCGTTCGCTTCGGTCACCGCGCTGGCTGTGGACCGCCATAACCTGGCCCGCGAATACCGGCGCTTCAACTTCGCCCACATGCAGCACCATGCGGTGTTCGATGCCTTGATCAACCGCCAGGGTGCCCGCGCCGAAGCGATCATGCGCGAGCATGCCAATGCCACCCTTCGTTACGCCGAGACCTTCGGCGGCGCTGCTCCAGACCCAGGCATGAAGGTCATCCTGCCGACTTCGTGA
- a CDS encoding OprD family porin — protein MMHTTCTLNRSALAVSLALGLGLPAWAGEGGFFEDAKAGLTLRNYYFNRDFRDPGAAKSKVEEWAQGFIFKFSSGYTPGLIGLGLDGIGMFGAKLDSGRGTSGSELLPVHDEGRAADDYGRAGLAAKLRISATELKVGELLPDIPLLRYDDGRLLPQTFRGAMFDSREIEGLSLQAGQYREVSLRNSSDMQDLSAWAAPGVTADGFNYAGAEYRFNQQRTLIGVWHSQLEDIYQQSYFNLLHSQRVGYWTLGANLGYFIDRDDGQARIGGIQSRTGYTLLSAARSGHTLYLGLQKVSGDSQWMSVYGSSGRTLGNDMFNGNFSNADERSWQVRYDYNFVALGVPGLLAMVRYGHGENATTAAGSNGKEWERDTEVNYTFQSGTLKDLNIRLNNATNRRRFNGDFDQTRLIITYPLTL, from the coding sequence ATGATGCACACGACTTGTACACTGAACCGTTCGGCCCTGGCGGTTTCGCTGGCGCTAGGCCTGGGGTTGCCGGCCTGGGCCGGGGAAGGGGGCTTCTTCGAGGATGCCAAGGCCGGGTTGACACTGCGCAACTACTATTTCAACCGTGATTTTCGCGACCCAGGGGCGGCCAAGAGCAAGGTTGAAGAATGGGCCCAAGGGTTCATCTTCAAGTTCAGTTCAGGCTACACCCCAGGATTGATCGGTTTGGGCCTGGACGGCATCGGCATGTTCGGCGCAAAGCTGGACAGTGGCCGCGGTACAAGCGGCTCCGAACTGCTGCCGGTGCATGATGAGGGGCGCGCGGCTGACGACTATGGGCGCGCCGGGTTGGCGGCGAAGCTGCGCATTTCGGCCACCGAGTTGAAGGTAGGTGAACTGCTGCCGGACATTCCATTGCTGCGCTACGACGATGGCCGTCTGTTGCCGCAGACCTTCCGCGGCGCAATGTTCGACTCACGCGAAATCGAAGGTCTGAGCTTGCAGGCTGGCCAGTACCGTGAGGTTAGCCTGCGCAACTCGTCGGACATGCAGGATCTTTCTGCCTGGGCTGCGCCAGGGGTGACTGCGGACGGTTTCAACTACGCCGGTGCCGAGTACCGTTTCAACCAGCAGCGTACGCTGATCGGCGTCTGGCATTCGCAACTGGAGGACATCTACCAGCAGAGCTACTTCAACCTGCTGCATAGTCAGCGAGTAGGGTATTGGACGCTGGGTGCCAACCTCGGTTACTTCATCGACCGGGACGATGGCCAGGCGCGCATCGGCGGTATCCAGAGCCGTACAGGCTACACCTTGCTGTCTGCCGCGCGCAGTGGCCACACGTTGTACCTAGGGCTGCAGAAGGTGAGTGGTGATAGCCAGTGGATGTCGGTGTACGGCAGTAGCGGACGGACCTTGGGCAACGACATGTTCAACGGCAACTTCAGCAATGCTGACGAGCGCTCATGGCAAGTGCGTTACGACTACAACTTTGTCGCGTTGGGCGTGCCAGGCCTGCTGGCCATGGTGCGTTACGGGCACGGCGAGAACGCGACCACGGCGGCAGGCAGCAATGGCAAGGAGTGGGAGCGCGATACCGAGGTCAACTACACCTTCCAGAGCGGGACATTGAAGGACCTCAACATCCGGCTTAACAACGCGACCAACCGGCGTAGATTCAATGGTGACTTTGATCAGACACGGTTGATCATCACCTATCCGCTGACGTTGTAA